The genomic interval GCTGAATGGTCTGAAGCACTGGAGGCTTCACCTGACTATTTTGGCGATCACTTTCGGAATATTCCCACTTATCGGCATTGGGCTCGAGCCGATGACTGCATTTGTGTCGGAAGATATTTATCGGGGAATTTTGTTCCTCACGCTCGTTCCGTCCACCGTGCAGTCATCGGTGGCGTTTACCTCGATCGCTAAAGGCAACGTAGCTGGTGCGATTGTGTCGGCATCGCTCTCCAACCTTGCGGGTGTTTTCCTCACTCCGCTGCTGGTCATGCTCATCATGTCTGCGGGCGGGGGAGTTCACGTGGATTCCCAGGTCTTCCTCGACATTGCGATTCAGCTTCTGCTGCCGTTCATCCTCGGCCAGGTATGTAGGCGTTGGGTGAAGAATTTTGCGGCCAACAAAGCAACAAAAATCGTGGACCGCGGCTCGATCGCGATGGTCGTGTACTCCGCGTTTTCTGCCGGCATGGTGGCTGGCATTTGGTCCACTGTGAGCGTTCTAGAGATTATCTACCTCATTGTTTTCGCTATTCTGCTGGTGATGGCCATGCTGTGGTTCACGCTGTTCATGGCTACACGCCTTGGATTTAACCGGGCAGATTCCATCGCTATTCAGTTCTGCGGAACCAAGAAATCCCTGGCCACAGGCCTCCCAATGGCGGCAGTCATCTTCGGTGGCGCCAATATCGGCCTGCTCATCTTGCCGTTGATGATCTTCCACCAAGTCCAGCTGATGATTTGTGCATGGCTTGCAGCTCGTTATGGTCGTGATGCGCAGGAACAGAAAGCCAACGCCTAAAAGTCCTCAGTAGCTAGCCAAGCTGGTCAAGCAATGAAAGTGGTCACCTTCCGGGGGCCACTTTTTTGCATTCTAGGCAGTTCGGGCCGGTGTGAATAAAACACCTTCCCCAAATAGACAGCATGGTCTAGATTAGCTTGAAACGAAAGCGTACATTCGCAGCAACTAACGGAAAGCACACTCATGACTCACACTCTGCAGGCAACTAATCCCCTTGATCAAACCGCTTGGCACGCTTGGCATTTCTCCCGAAACAAAGAGGCCATCAGCCGCACCGGCGCCACCAGCCTGAGTGCCACAGAGTGGATTAGCGCCACCACACTCAAGGACGCGCACACTTTTCCTTCACTTCCCGGGCGATGGTATAAACGAGGCGGCGGGGTAGTGGGAGCACATTTACCACCAGCTTTCGCAACAACTGGAACGGTGCAACTGCGCCCCGGTGAGCTCTTGATAGCGGAAGATTTCACCCTCACCGTCATTGAACGGCTTGGACAGTTTGCACTTCAGGTTTTTGATGCACGCAATCCGAAGCGTTTTGAATTCCACTCCATCGCAGCTTTCCCACCGTCCGAGGAATGGCGGATTGAGGCTCGCTTCTTCCCGGAACCTGACACTGTTAACACCGCTGCAGCTGATGGAGTTATCGTTGCCACGCCTACTGCGGGTTGGGTGCACTTTTTGAAGGGCCGTCTGGATTACCGTCTTCGTGTAACCGTTCAGAAAAATAATCTACGGGCACTATTTAGCGACAATTCCTCGACGTTGGGCGTTTATCAGCATCGTTTTGTCGACATCCCACGCCCTGATGCCGAGGGAAACACCATCATTGATTTCAACCGCGCTTATCTTCCCCCAAAGGCATTGAACCGAAAGTTCCTGTGCCCATCGCCCAGCCTGAACAACCACCTCAATCTCACCGTGGAGGCAGGGGAGAAGTGGGTGGTTGCTGGAGGATAATACTTGCTAACCGTCCTAAACGGGCAAGTCAGCTGCGTTGCGCTCTTCCACTTCCGCTCGCATGACAGAAGTCAGCAGTCCCGGAAAACGCGCTTCCATATCTTCGCTGCGCAGCGCACTTAGAATGGCAGTTCCTTCATAGCGCTGAGTAATCAGACCCGCCTCACGGAGTACGCGGAAGTGGTGCGTTGAGGTGGATTTAGATACTGGAAGCTCGAAGGCAACACATGCCTGATCATTATGTCCGCACGACAGCTGCGACAGGATTTGTCGCCTAATAGGATCCGACAGCGCAAACATGATGGCATTTAAATTCATCTCGGCCAAAGATGGATGTTCCAATTTGCGGGCCATGACACCCTCCAAATGATCTCGTAAAACAGTATTGAATTTAGGTACGACTCTAATCGTACCTTGCCCTCAAGCCAAGCTAGTTGTACGATCAAACTCGTTGTATGGCAAACGTCGTACTAGTCGATCGAATGGAGCCTTTGGTGTCCAAGCTGTTTACCCCAATTCAAATCCGCGACATCACCATCCCCAACCGCGTGTGGATGTCACCGATGTGCACCTACTCTGCAGCCACCGGTTCAGGTCTTCCCACCGATTTTCACCAGGCTCATTACGCAGCTCGCGCAGCAGGTGGTGTCGGATTAGTCATGGTTGAAGCAACTGGAGTGAACCCCGTAGCTCCCATCTCCCCAGTCGACCTTGGACTTTGGAGCCATGACCAAATTGAACCATTCTCCCGAGTGACAGCAGCTATTCGCGCCGGTGGGGCAGTACCGGCCGTTCAATTAGCCCATGCTGGCCGCAAGGCATCCACCGATGCTCCGTGGAATGGTGGCGGATATGTTGGACCAGAAACCAATGGATGGGAGACTGTCGGCCCCAGCCCTCTGGCATTCCCAGGTTTGCCTGCTCCGCGCGAGCTGACGGTTTCAGAAATCCAAGAGGTTGTGCAGCAGTTCGCTGGCGCCGCCGTTCGTGCCGATCAGGCTGGTTTTGATGTCGTGGAAATTCACGCAGCACACGGCTACCTTTTGCATAACTTCCTTTCTCCGATCTCCAACAAGCGCACCGATTCATACGGCGGATCTTTAGAAAACCGCGCTCGCATCGTGCTCGAAGTCATTGATGCAATCCGCGCAGTGTGGCCAGAGGAAAAGCCTGTATTCATGCGCATTTCCACCACCGACTGGGTGGAGGAAAACCCACAGGATGATCGCGAGTCCTGGACGCTGAGCCAAAGCAGGCAGCTGGCTTTGTGGGCATCCGAGCACGGAGTTGATTTGATCGATGCCTCTTCTGGTGGCCTCGACATCGTCCCCATTCCGCATGACCGCGATTACCAAACCGCGAAGGCCGCAGATCTTCACGCAAGTACCGGAGTGACAGTCGCTGCTGTGGGGCGCATTGATGACGCCCAAACTGCGCACAATTTGGTTGATTCTGGCGATGTCAATGCAGTTTTCCTCGGCCGTCCACTGCTCAAGGATCCTTCCTGGGCAAACCAAGCAGCCCTCGCACTAGGTGCGGAACCCAGGTATGTTCACCAATACGACTACGTACTTTAAAGGAGAGTTGACATGAAGGTTTTCATCATCGGCGCTGCGGGTGGCATCGGCAATCGACTTTCCAGCCTGCTTCACGCCAGGGGAGATGCAGTTAGCGGCATGCACCGCAATCTTGAGCAGGCCTCAAAAATCACAGACACTGGGGCAACTGCCGTACTCGGGGATCTCATCCACAACAGCACGGAGGAGCTTGCGGAGCTTTTCCGCGGTCACGATGCCATCGTATTTTCTGCAGGCGCCCACGGAACAGGGCAAGAAAATACCACGCTTATCGACGGCGCCGGCCTCCGTAAAGCCGCCGACGCTGCCAGCGCGGCCAACGTTTCACGCTTCATCTTGGTCTCTGCGTTTCCGGAATCCTCCCGCGGGGAGAACACCACCGAGAACTTTGAGCACTATATGAAGGTGAAGAAGTCCGCCGATGTCTACCTCAGTCACACTGACCTAGACTGGGTTATTGTCCGACCAGGCGTGCTTCAAGATGAGGCAGGGGATGGTTTAGTCACTGCTGGCTTAGCGATTAATTACGGCAATGTTGCTCGCGATAATGTCGCAGCGTTCATTGATGAAGCTCTGCATCAACCGCAGTTGTCAAAGATCATTGTTGAACTCACCGACGGTTCAACTCCGGTGGCGGAAGCCGTAGAACGCCTCATCAAGTAAAGACGAAAAGAGGGAGAATGTTTCACGTGAAACATTCTCCCTCTTTAGCTACTTCTAGGAAGAGAGTGAAGAAGTGTAGTGCTGTGACTCGACTGCTTCAGGTCGCGCCCATCCCTGGAAGTGCTGGAACTGCTCTTGGATCTGAGCGCCCCACTGTGCTGGCTTGAAGTTCTGTGCGATGTCGGTGAAGTGCTGGATCTGATC from Corynebacterium glutamicum ATCC 13032 carries:
- a CDS encoding bile acid:sodium symporter family protein is translated as MLERLKRLDPLIVLIVLAVIVAIIIPVRGVAADWFDVAVKIAIALLFFLYGARLSTQEALNGLKHWRLHLTILAITFGIFPLIGIGLEPMTAFVSEDIYRGILFLTLVPSTVQSSVAFTSIAKGNVAGAIVSASLSNLAGVFLTPLLVMLIMSAGGGVHVDSQVFLDIAIQLLLPFILGQVCRRWVKNFAANKATKIVDRGSIAMVVYSAFSAGMVAGIWSTVSVLEIIYLIVFAILLVMAMLWFTLFMATRLGFNRADSIAIQFCGTKKSLATGLPMAAVIFGGANIGLLILPLMIFHQVQLMICAWLAARYGRDAQEQKANA
- a CDS encoding ArsR/SmtB family transcription factor; translated protein: MARKLEHPSLAEMNLNAIMFALSDPIRRQILSQLSCGHNDQACVAFELPVSKSTSTHHFRVLREAGLITQRYEGTAILSALRSEDMEARFPGLLTSVMRAEVEERNAADLPV
- a CDS encoding NAD(P)-binding oxidoreductase encodes the protein MKVFIIGAAGGIGNRLSSLLHARGDAVSGMHRNLEQASKITDTGATAVLGDLIHNSTEELAELFRGHDAIVFSAGAHGTGQENTTLIDGAGLRKAADAASAANVSRFILVSAFPESSRGENTTENFEHYMKVKKSADVYLSHTDLDWVIVRPGVLQDEAGDGLVTAGLAINYGNVARDNVAAFIDEALHQPQLSKIIVELTDGSTPVAEAVERLIK
- a CDS encoding NADH:flavin oxidoreductase/NADH oxidase; protein product: MANVVLVDRMEPLVSKLFTPIQIRDITIPNRVWMSPMCTYSAATGSGLPTDFHQAHYAARAAGGVGLVMVEATGVNPVAPISPVDLGLWSHDQIEPFSRVTAAIRAGGAVPAVQLAHAGRKASTDAPWNGGGYVGPETNGWETVGPSPLAFPGLPAPRELTVSEIQEVVQQFAGAAVRADQAGFDVVEIHAAHGYLLHNFLSPISNKRTDSYGGSLENRARIVLEVIDAIRAVWPEEKPVFMRISTTDWVEENPQDDRESWTLSQSRQLALWASEHGVDLIDASSGGLDIVPIPHDRDYQTAKAADLHASTGVTVAAVGRIDDAQTAHNLVDSGDVNAVFLGRPLLKDPSWANQAALALGAEPRYVHQYDYVL
- a CDS encoding DUF1684 domain-containing protein; its protein translation is MTHTLQATNPLDQTAWHAWHFSRNKEAISRTGATSLSATEWISATTLKDAHTFPSLPGRWYKRGGGVVGAHLPPAFATTGTVQLRPGELLIAEDFTLTVIERLGQFALQVFDARNPKRFEFHSIAAFPPSEEWRIEARFFPEPDTVNTAAADGVIVATPTAGWVHFLKGRLDYRLRVTVQKNNLRALFSDNSSTLGVYQHRFVDIPRPDAEGNTIIDFNRAYLPPKALNRKFLCPSPSLNNHLNLTVEAGEKWVVAGG
- the grtC gene encoding type I toxin-antitoxin system antitoxin GrtC, whose amino-acid sequence is MFDQIQHFTDIAQNFKPAQWGAQIQEQFQHFQGWARPEAVESQHYTSSLSS